The following proteins are encoded in a genomic region of Variovorax paradoxus:
- a CDS encoding c-type cytochrome: MNKLLTTMFAFAVACVTVSAQAQQVTGKAQDGSKKVAMCVGCHGIIGYQASFPEIHKVPMIAGQSASYIVSALTAYKGGDRKHPTMRAIADSLSEQDIADLAAYYSQLGLKEGDAPPAALAKPMPDNVQALVSRDKDNSCTKCHGANFNTPNDGTVPKLAGQHADYLFVALKSYRVKNNLHLGRSNAVMAQQVEPKKFTNAELKTLASYISSLPGELKTVPESRIHRAPQ; this comes from the coding sequence ATGAACAAGTTGTTGACCACGATGTTTGCCTTCGCTGTCGCTTGCGTGACGGTCTCAGCGCAAGCCCAGCAAGTCACGGGCAAGGCCCAGGACGGTTCCAAGAAGGTAGCGATGTGCGTGGGTTGCCACGGCATCATCGGCTACCAGGCCAGCTTTCCGGAGATCCACAAGGTGCCGATGATTGCCGGCCAGAGCGCCAGCTACATCGTCTCGGCCCTCACCGCCTACAAGGGCGGCGACCGCAAGCACCCCACCATGCGCGCGATTGCCGACAGCCTGAGCGAGCAGGACATCGCCGACCTGGCCGCCTACTACAGCCAGCTGGGCCTGAAGGAAGGCGATGCACCGCCGGCCGCGCTGGCCAAGCCCATGCCCGACAACGTGCAGGCGCTGGTGTCGCGCGACAAGGACAACAGCTGCACCAAGTGCCACGGCGCCAACTTCAACACGCCGAACGACGGCACGGTACCCAAGCTGGCCGGCCAGCATGCCGACTACCTCTTCGTGGCGCTCAAGTCGTACCGCGTCAAGAACAACCTGCACCTGGGCCGTTCGAACGCGGTCATGGCGCAGCAGGTCGAGCCCAAGAAGTTCACCAACGCCGAACTCAAGACGCTCGCCAGCTACATCAGCTCGCTGCCCGGCGAACTCAAGACAGTGCCGGAATCGCGCATCCACCGCGCTCCGCAGTAA
- the pcaH gene encoding protocatechuate 3,4-dioxygenase subunit beta gives MLTPTQTKAPSAILTPRDWEAHPSYVYPGYKSTVKRGPQKPLVPLKASLGELQQPVYGHDSIGEFDHDLTRNARKNGEPLGERMILTGQVLDERRRPVANTLVELWQANASGRYVHKVDQHDAPLDPNFLGAGRCLTDSEGRYRFLTIKPGAYPWGNHPNAWRPQHIHLSLFGQSFASRLVTQMYFPGDPLLQYDPMITGTPERYRNRLIADFSLDITEEGYALGYQFDIVLRGADETPFENR, from the coding sequence ATGTTGACCCCCACGCAAACCAAGGCGCCCTCCGCCATCCTCACGCCGCGCGACTGGGAAGCCCACCCTTCTTACGTCTACCCCGGCTACAAATCCACGGTGAAGCGCGGCCCGCAAAAGCCGCTGGTTCCGCTGAAAGCCTCACTGGGCGAGCTGCAGCAGCCGGTCTACGGCCATGACAGCATTGGTGAGTTCGATCACGACCTGACGCGCAATGCGCGCAAGAACGGCGAGCCGCTGGGCGAACGCATGATCCTGACCGGCCAGGTGCTCGACGAGCGCCGCCGCCCGGTGGCCAACACGCTGGTGGAGCTCTGGCAGGCCAATGCCTCGGGCCGCTATGTGCACAAGGTCGACCAGCACGATGCGCCGCTCGACCCCAACTTTCTGGGCGCGGGCCGCTGCTTGACGGACAGCGAAGGCCGCTACCGCTTTCTCACCATCAAGCCCGGCGCCTACCCCTGGGGCAACCATCCCAATGCTTGGCGCCCGCAGCACATCCACCTCTCGCTGTTCGGCCAGAGTTTTGCCAGCCGCCTCGTCACGCAGATGTATTTCCCGGGCGATCCGCTGCTGCAGTACGACCCGATGATCACCGGCACGCCCGAGCGCTACCGCAACCGCCTGATCGCCGATTTCAGCCTCGACATCACCGAGGAAGGCTACGCGCTGGGCTATCAGTTCGACATCGTGCTGCGCGGCGCCGACGAAACGCCGTTCGAGAACCGCTGA
- a CDS encoding DUF1841 family protein codes for MFNPSQEDVRRFFCDVYAKHRQGLPMEALETIAAGWIDAHPEYHEDLADADAAVARVYDGSSGRENPFLHLSMHLSISEQCSIDQPRGIRQAVELLAARRGSLLDAHHEAMECLGQMMWESQRAGRAPDGEGYVACVQRRATKD; via the coding sequence ATGTTCAACCCCTCCCAGGAAGACGTGCGCCGCTTCTTCTGCGACGTGTATGCGAAGCACCGGCAAGGCCTGCCGATGGAAGCCCTCGAGACGATTGCCGCGGGATGGATCGACGCGCATCCCGAATACCACGAGGACCTGGCCGATGCCGATGCGGCAGTTGCGCGCGTGTACGACGGCTCGAGCGGCCGAGAGAACCCGTTTCTGCATCTGTCGATGCATCTCTCGATCAGCGAGCAATGCTCGATCGACCAGCCGCGCGGCATCCGCCAGGCCGTGGAGTTGCTGGCTGCCCGCCGCGGTTCGCTGCTCGATGCGCATCACGAGGCGATGGAATGCCTCGGGCAAATGATGTGGGAGAGCCAGCGAGCCGGCCGCGCGCCCGACGGCGAAGGCTATGTCGCGTGCGTGCAACGCCGCGCAACAAAGGATTGA
- a CDS encoding GNAT family N-acetyltransferase, with protein MAFVEPVTLKARDLALVPLSLGHEEGLRAAAADGELWKLRVTSVPEPHETRAYIETALQGREAGHRFAFAVTEAETGTVLGSTSFHDILPGVKRVEIGYTWYARRCQRTHVNTTCKLLMLTHAFDTLGCNVVGWRTDNFNFASQQAIERLGARKDGVIRGHAMRRDGTIRDTVMYSLRAGEWPEVKAQLLYLLDKPRS; from the coding sequence ATGGCGTTCGTCGAACCTGTCACGCTGAAGGCGCGCGACCTGGCCCTGGTGCCGCTCTCGCTCGGCCATGAAGAAGGCCTGCGCGCCGCCGCGGCCGACGGCGAGCTCTGGAAGCTGCGCGTCACCTCCGTGCCGGAGCCGCACGAAACCCGCGCCTACATCGAAACCGCGCTGCAGGGCCGTGAAGCCGGCCACCGCTTCGCGTTTGCCGTGACCGAGGCCGAAACCGGCACCGTGCTCGGCAGCACCAGCTTTCACGACATCCTGCCGGGCGTGAAGCGCGTGGAGATCGGCTACACCTGGTATGCCAGGCGCTGCCAGCGCACGCACGTCAACACCACCTGCAAGCTGCTCATGTTGACGCATGCCTTCGATACCCTCGGCTGCAATGTGGTGGGCTGGCGCACCGACAATTTCAACTTCGCTTCGCAGCAGGCAATCGAGCGGCTCGGCGCAAGAAAAGACGGCGTGATTCGCGGGCACGCGATGCGCCGCGACGGCACCATCCGCGACACCGTCATGTACAGCCTGCGCGCGGGCGAGTGGCCCGAGGTGAAGGCCCAGCTGCTCTACCTGCTCGACAAGCCGCGAAGCTGA
- a CDS encoding AAA family ATPase produces the protein MKFKGSDNYVATQDLMLAVNAAITLKRPLLVKGEPGTGKTMLAEEVAEALGLPLLQWHIKSTTKAQQGLYEYDAVSRLRDSQLKDVDGGERVKDIQNYIVKGVLWQAFTADQPVALLIDEIDKADIEFPNDLLREIDRMEFYCYETRELIRAKHRPVVFITSNNEKELPDAFLRRCFFHYIKFPDAETMKSIVAVHFPGLKQELLTAAMKTFYDVRNLPGLKKKPSTSELLDWLKLLVAEDIPLEALQSKDDKVAVPPLVGALLKNEQDVTLFEKLVFMQRNNR, from the coding sequence ATGAAATTCAAGGGCTCAGACAACTACGTCGCTACCCAGGACCTGATGCTGGCCGTCAATGCCGCCATCACCCTCAAGCGCCCGCTGCTCGTCAAGGGCGAACCCGGCACGGGCAAGACCATGCTGGCGGAGGAAGTGGCCGAGGCGCTCGGCCTGCCGCTCTTGCAGTGGCACATCAAGTCGACCACCAAGGCGCAGCAGGGCCTCTACGAGTACGACGCGGTGAGCCGCCTGCGCGACTCGCAGCTCAAGGACGTCGACGGCGGCGAGCGCGTCAAGGACATCCAGAACTACATCGTCAAGGGCGTGCTCTGGCAGGCCTTCACGGCCGACCAGCCGGTGGCGCTTCTCATCGACGAGATCGACAAGGCCGACATCGAATTCCCGAACGACCTGCTGCGCGAAATCGACCGCATGGAGTTCTACTGCTACGAGACGCGCGAGCTCATCCGCGCCAAGCACCGGCCGGTGGTCTTCATCACCTCCAACAACGAGAAGGAGCTGCCCGACGCCTTCCTGCGCCGCTGCTTCTTCCACTACATCAAGTTCCCCGACGCCGAGACGATGAAAAGCATCGTGGCGGTGCACTTCCCCGGCCTCAAGCAGGAACTGCTCACGGCCGCGATGAAGACCTTCTACGACGTGCGCAACCTGCCCGGCCTCAAGAAGAAGCCTTCCACCTCCGAGCTGCTCGACTGGCTCAAGCTGCTGGTGGCCGAGGACATTCCGCTCGAAGCCCTGCAGAGCAAGGACGACAAGGTGGCCGTGCCGCCGCTGGTGGGCGCGCTGCTCAAGAACGAACAGGACGTGACGCTGTTCGAGAAGCTCGTCTTCATGCAGCGCAACAACCGATGA
- a CDS encoding LysR substrate-binding domain-containing protein: MKNPADLRQDFLRNVQLRHLRCLVAVAQERHLARAAERLSLSQPAVSKTLAELEAIVGTRLVERSKAGRRGVQGLAPAGEQLLAHALRVLEALDASAQAVAPTSGERVERLRIGALPSVAPALLPTALARFRERWPAVQIVVKSAANPVLLDELRAGEVDLVVGRMSDPRLMGGLSFELLYTEPLVFAVRAGHPLAGRSARAVSVQAVLDYPLVVYGEGTIPRHNTESFLSARGLALPANALQTLDVAVARGLLAVSDAVWITPLGAARGELADERLVRLRIETAGTDEPVGLLLRSESEPSALRGAMAALLREGAKQQGAPPTRSLKKPLA, translated from the coding sequence TTGAAAAACCCCGCCGACCTTCGCCAGGATTTTCTGCGCAACGTGCAATTGCGCCACTTGCGCTGCCTCGTGGCGGTGGCGCAGGAGCGCCATTTGGCGCGCGCCGCCGAGCGGCTTTCGCTGAGTCAGCCGGCGGTCTCCAAGACGCTGGCCGAACTCGAAGCCATCGTCGGGACGCGCCTGGTCGAACGCAGCAAGGCCGGCCGCCGCGGCGTGCAGGGGCTCGCACCGGCCGGCGAGCAGCTGCTGGCCCACGCCCTGCGCGTGCTCGAGGCGCTCGACGCCAGCGCGCAGGCCGTGGCCCCGACTTCGGGCGAGCGCGTCGAGCGGCTGCGCATCGGCGCGCTGCCGAGCGTGGCGCCTGCGCTGCTGCCCACGGCGCTCGCGCGCTTTCGCGAGCGCTGGCCCGCGGTGCAGATCGTGGTCAAGAGCGCGGCCAATCCGGTGCTGCTCGACGAGCTGCGCGCGGGCGAAGTCGACCTGGTGGTAGGCCGCATGAGCGACCCGCGGCTGATGGGCGGGCTCAGCTTCGAACTGCTCTACACCGAGCCGCTGGTGTTCGCCGTGCGCGCGGGCCATCCGCTCGCGGGTCGGTCTGCGCGCGCGGTGTCGGTACAGGCGGTGCTGGACTATCCGCTCGTCGTGTATGGCGAAGGCACGATCCCGCGCCACAACACCGAAAGTTTTTTGTCGGCGCGCGGCTTGGCGCTGCCCGCCAACGCGTTGCAGACGCTCGACGTGGCGGTGGCGCGCGGCCTGCTGGCGGTTTCCGATGCGGTCTGGATCACGCCGCTCGGCGCCGCGCGCGGCGAGCTGGCTGACGAGCGTCTCGTCAGGCTGCGCATCGAAACCGCCGGCACCGACGAGCCCGTGGGCCTGCTGCTGCGCAGCGAGTCCGAGCCCTCGGCCCTGCGCGGCGCCATGGCCGCGCTGCTGCGCGAAGGCGCGAAGCAGCAGGGCGCGCCTCCCACCCGATCCCTGAAAAAGCCGCTGGCTTGA
- the pcaG gene encoding protocatechuate 3,4-dioxygenase subunit alpha — translation MTLMSAQEADFGQTPSQTVGPYFAYGLTATQYGYDFNQPFDAVVALDNAAGERIRLEGRVIDGDGNPIGDALVEISQADGEGNYPQTPAEARDIGFRAFGRTGTGTDSQNRFVFHTVKPGAETPGEAPHINVIVLMRGLLLHAFTRVYFSDEAEANAKDAVLASVPAERRHTLVAERVEQGGAVSYRFDIRMQGADETVFFDV, via the coding sequence ATGACGTTGATGAGCGCCCAGGAAGCCGACTTCGGCCAGACCCCCTCCCAGACCGTCGGCCCCTACTTCGCCTACGGCCTTACGGCCACGCAATACGGCTACGACTTCAACCAGCCTTTCGACGCGGTCGTGGCGCTGGACAACGCCGCCGGCGAGCGCATCCGGCTCGAGGGCCGCGTGATCGACGGCGACGGCAACCCGATCGGCGATGCGCTGGTCGAGATCAGCCAGGCCGACGGCGAAGGCAACTATCCGCAAACCCCGGCCGAGGCGCGCGACATCGGCTTTCGCGCCTTCGGGCGCACCGGCACGGGTACCGATTCGCAGAACCGTTTTGTCTTCCACACCGTGAAGCCGGGTGCCGAAACACCGGGCGAAGCCCCGCACATCAACGTGATCGTGCTGATGCGCGGGCTGCTGCTGCATGCGTTCACGCGCGTGTACTTCAGCGACGAGGCCGAGGCCAATGCCAAAGACGCCGTGCTGGCCAGCGTGCCGGCCGAGCGCCGCCACACGCTGGTTGCGGAGCGCGTGGAACAAGGCGGCGCGGTGAGCTACCGCTTCGACATCCGCATGCAGGGCGCGGACGAGACGGTGTTCTTCGACGTCTGA